The region CGGGCGGCCCCAGGATTTGGCAGCGACGAAAAAAAGTGGAGGGGCGTTTCCGCGCCGCCCCGACAAGAGGAAGACGAAGGTTTAGGGTTTTTGTTGGTCCGGCGCGAGCCCCGTCACTCGTCGCCCACACCGTAGCGGCCGAGGAGCTTCCCGAAGTAGCTGCGATCCATCCCCATGCGGCGCGCCGCTTCGGAGCGATTGCCGCCACACTCCTCCAACAGGCGCTCGAAGAAGACGCGACCGAAAGTGTCCGTTATGAGTTGCTTCTGCTCTTGAAACGATCGTGAAGGATCGGAGATGCGACGGAAGAAGCTCTCCAGCTCGTCGCTGCTCTGCTTGACCTGTGGGTCGAGGGTGCCCAGGGCGCGATAGGCGTGCACGGCGTTGCGCAGCTCGCGGCCGTTGCCCCGCCACTCGCGCCGGCCGAGCTCGGCGAGGATGTCTTCTGGCAGCTCCGGGAGTCCGGTGTGGCGCGCAAAGTGATTCGCCAACAGCGGGATGTCCTCCGGGCGCTCCCGCAACGGCGGCACGTTCAACGTGACCACGGCCAGGCGGAAGTAGAGATCCTCGCGGAACTCACCGGACTGCGTCATGCTCCGCAGATCGCGATGGGTTGCCGCGATCACCCGGACCCGGACTTGTCGCACCTGCTGCTCGCCAACGCGCTGCACGTCGCCGGTCTCCAGGGCGCGCAGCAAGAGCGGCTGCACGTCCAGCGGCAGCTCACCGATCTCGTCCAGGAACAGCGTGCCGCCATCTGCCAGCTCGAGAGCGCCGACGCGCGTTTCCACCGCTCCCGTGAAGGCGCCCTTGCGATGTCCGAACAGCTCGCTGCGGGCCAGATCACCCCGCAGGGACGCGCAGTTCACCAGCACGAAGGGTCCGTCACACAGCGCCGAGCCCTGGTGCAGCGCCTTCGCGATCAGCTCCTTGCCCACGCCGGACTCGCCGTGCACCAACACGTTTACCAAGGAGCCCTCGAGACGCGAGAGCTTGCTGAACACGTCCAGCATCGATTTCGAGCGGCCGAGCAGGCCGCGGTAGGCGAGACGCTCCCGCGCGGAAGGCGTCTCCAGCTGAGTCAGATCAGGGTCGATGCTGATGATGGAGTCGCCGACCTGGATGCGGCTTCCCGGTGGCAGCACCACGCGGTGGATGCGGGTGCCCTGGTAGAAGGTGCCGTTGGTGCTGTCGAGGTCCGTGACCTCAACGCCTTCCGCCACGAGCTCGATGCGAGCGTGGGAACGCGAGACGCGAGGATCATCGATGATGACGTCGGCGCTGGCGCCGGCGCCCAGCAGCACGCCACCGGATTCCAACAAGCGCTGCGCCGGCTCCGCGGTCCCGCCCCGCACCGTGAGCACGATGGGCAAGGGGCCGGCTTGGGGCCGACTCGTCAGCAGGGTCTCGTCGTCGCGGGCGGGCCTCACTTCGAGGGGAAAACTGGCACAACCCTCGGAGCCCGCCAAACCCCATTGCGACAATTCGGCCTTCACGCGGACTAAAGCAGGCCGGGGACGCCTCCGGAGCAGTATTCGCTGCGCCCGAAGGTCTTGTCGTCGTAGCCCAATATGTTGAGGATGCTGACGAGCAGATCGTTGTTGCTGGTGCCGGGCACGTCCAGGTGGCGTCCGGTCTTCAGCGCGCCGCCGGCCCCGCCCGCCAAGATCACCGGCAAGTCCCAGGTGTAGTGATAGGCGGCGTCCCCGTGGTCGCTCAAGCTGAGCACCAAGGTGTTGTCGAGCAGCGTTCCGTTGCCCTCGGGGATGGAGTCGAGAGCGTTCAAGAGGTACGCGAGCTGTTCCATGTGCCAGCGCAAGATGGCGCGCTTGACTTGCCGATCCGAGAGCGGCTGATTCTCCACCGGGTCGTGGATGTAGTCGTGCCAGTTGCCATAGGTAGTGCCTGCGTAGGGAATGCTGACGCCGGTCCACGGGAACTGGTAGTTGCTCGTGGTGTTGAAGGCGATGGTCGCGACGCGAGTGAGGTCACACGCCAGCGCCATGGTCACGAGATCCGAAAACAGCTTGCCGGTGGTGTCGTGATTGCCCAGGTCCACGCTGCCTGGCAGAGTCGGCTTCTGGCAACCGGCGCCCCCGGAGCCGTTGGTCTTCAGCCGGTCTTCGATGTCTTTCAGGTAGCCGGAATGGGCATCCAGGCGCTGGCGATCGGAGCTGCCCAAGCGCTCGCGGAAGGTCTGGAAATTCTCCTGCGCTGCGCCGAGCACGGCCAGGTCGCGCTGGAGCTTGTTCTGGGCGTTGGGATCCGTTGGAGACGACAAGCCCGAGAACAGCGTGTCGTACAGAGCTTTGGGATCCGCCTCTCTGGAGGTGACTGGTTGGTCCGCCGCGGAAAAGGAAATGATCGTGTCGGTCGTGACTTGCGTCTCACCGATCTGTACGTCGACGCTGCGCTTCGGCGTGACCGGCCCGAGGCGCTCCGCGTACACCTGCTCCACGCTGGGCCCGTTGGACCAGCCTTCCATCGCGCCGCCCACCACGCCCTCACCGGTGAGGAGTCCCACCTTGCTTCGACCGTGCCCCGACAGATTGGTGGGGAGCTCCGCGGTGGGCGTGGCCAAGCCGCTCAGCACCACGAGCTTGTCCTTGAAAGGCTCGAGGGGACCGAGCAGGGCCTCGCTCGCGGGCACGGCGCCGGTCAGATTGAACCCCGCGCCGGGTTTCCATTCGTCTACCAACGTGCCCGCTTCGTGAAAGAACACGATCAGACGAATCGGCGACGTGCTCGGTGCGGCACCGGCGATGCGTTGCATGTAGGGCAAGAAGGGCAAGCTCAGGGACGCGGCGCCGAGCCCGGCCAGGAATTTGCGTCGCTGGATCTTCACGGGGCAGCCTCCATGTCTGCAGGCGGGCGATAGAGGAACGACTGGGTCTGGGTCAGCTCCACGATCAGCGCCCGCAGGTCCGTGCCGCTGCCCACGAACTCGTCGCCCAAGATTCGAACCTGACAGTCGTCGCCGGATTCGAGTGGACGGCCCGCGGCAAACCGATACCACTGGGCTGCGAAGCAGCTCTTCACTTGCGGGCTCTGGGCCAAGTGCGCCGAGAGCTCGAGGGCACCGTCGAAGGTTCCGTCCGCGCTCTTGCTCTTCAGGATCTCGCCGGTGGCGTCCACGGGCTGCTGACCATCGGCGGTTCGCCAGGTGCCCAGGGCGTCGTAGTGCTCGAAGCCGAAGCCAATCGGATCCATGGCATCGTGACAGCTGGCGCAAGTGGGATCCGAACGGTGCAGAGCCAGCTGTTCCTTCAAGGTCTTGGTCGGATCCTTCGCGGGCAGTGTGGTGTCCACGTTTGCGGGCGGCGGTTTCATCGGTTGGCACAAGAGCCCTTCCCGCACGAAGCGCCCGCGCTTGGTTGGGGAGGTCCTGCCGGGGTGCGCGTGGGCCGAGAGGAAGGCCGCGGTGGTGAGCAGGCCGGCGCGCTGATCCGCGGGCAGCTCCACCGTGCTCCAGTCCGACGGGGCCTGAACGCCGTACATGGCGGCGAGAGACGCGTCTACGGGGCGATGATGCTCGAGCAGCAGGGCATCGAGAGTGGCCGAGGGGCCCCAGGTGATCTGATCGGCGAAGCGCGTGACCTCTTCCTTCATGGACGCCACCAGCGCGGGGCCGAACTGGGGAAACTCCGTGGCGTCTTTCACGGCGTCGTCCAGCCGCGGCAGCTGCAGCCATTCCCGGTAGAAGCGACCCACCGTGGCGTGGGCGCGCGGGTCCTCCAACATGCGCTCGGCTTCGGCCCGGACCTGCGCTTTGGTGCGGAGCTGCCCTGCAGCGGCGTGCTGGAACAGGGTCGCGTCCGGCATCGAGTCCCACAGCAGGTACGAGAGCTTCGATGCGATCTGGTAGTCGTCGAAGCGCACGCGCGCGCCGTCTTGCAGCGCGGGGTCCGCGCGCTCGTCGAGGTACAAGAACTGCGGGCTCATGAGCTCGGCGCGCACCAGCTCCGCGAGCGCCGACGAGAAATCGATCGACAGCGGACGCACGGTGTCGAACAGCTTCTTCAGCGTCTGGGCTTCGGCGGCGTCGAGGGGGCGGCGCTGGATCCGCGGCGCCTGCTCGGACAGGAACACGTCCAGGCATGCCGCCTCGCTCTTGGCTGCCGGGTCGCAGCCGAGCCAAGCGGGCATCACGGTCGCCAGAGCCGTGGAGACGTCTTCAGCGGCGTCGGCGATGGCTTCGGCGCCCACTTGGTCGACGATGTTGCGTGTCAGATCGTTGCTGAAGGTGTCGACGACGTGCGCCTGTGGGAACTTCGCGCTGGGCGTAACCGCACCCTGGAACAGCTCCTGGATCGTGTTCTCGTACTGCTGGCGCGTGATGCGCCGGAGCGGGCTTGGCCCTGGCGTGTTTGCGTTGCACGCTTGGGTCGAGGAGGGCGGTCCGTCGACAGAACCGCCTCCAGGTTGGGAGATTTCACCAGCGCACCCTGCGACGGCCGCCATCGCGAGGGCGCTGGCCAAGTGCCAGCCAGGACGAGTCACCTCGGTGGGAACAGCAAGGGGCGTTCCAGCCCAAAGTGGGCGAATTTTCGCCGTTTTCGTTGGGTCCGAATGGACCTATCGGACCCGATGAAGGGTCCATTGTCTCCAGTGGGAGGAGGTGCGCAGGGACGGAATGAGCGTCGCGCGATGGAATGCGTGCGCGGTACATGCCTTGCACATCGCCGCGGCCATGAAGGGTGCGCTGCTGGGGCTCGTGGTCGTCGCTTGTTCTTCTTCGCCCTCGCCGGATTCTCCCGCTGGTGCTCTCGACGCGGGCTTGGAGTCTTCCGTGAAGGCGGACAGCTCCGCTGGTGGCTCGCCCGCCGTAGACGCCGGTGACAGCGAGGCAAGCGCGCCGGAAGCGGGCGGCGTGGTGCTGACGGCGGCGCACTGCCCCGGGGGGAAGGCGGGCCCCGCCGTGGGTTCCGAGCTGTTCGTCGCCGCCAGCGGAACCGACGGGCGGATCGCTTCGACCCTCGACGGCGAGGTTTGGCAGGACGTCACCACTTCGTCGAAGGGACCTACGACGCCCGGGCACACCCGAAATCTCATTCGCGGCGTCGGCTACGGCGGCGGCATCTTCGTGGCCGTGGGTGGCTACGATAACGCGTACATCTCGACCACGTGTGATGGCGTGAACTTTCGTCAGGACGTGCTGGGCACCAACACGGACGCAGCGCCGTCACCTCCCTACGACAACTTCTTGGAGGAAGTGACCTTTGCCGATGGTGCGCTCATTGCGGTGGGCGGCGCGGGACTTCGCTTGCGCTCGACGGACTATTCGCTCACCTGGCAGAGCACCGGAAGCTACTACGACGGACATCTCCGCGGCGTCGTGACGGGAAATGGTCGCGTGGTGGCGGTGGGCCACGACTGGGGCGGGGGCAACGGGATCTGGACGACCAGCACCGACGCCGGCGCCAGCTGGGCGCCGATGCAGTCCGCGCCCGGCGAGCTGTACGATATAGCCTACGGCAACGGCGTGTTCGTGGCCGTGGGGCCCGACCACTGCGTCACGTCGGCAGATGGCAGCGCATGGTCTCCCTGTGATGCCAGCGCGGGCAGCGCCTTTCGCGACGTTCGTTTCATCGCGGGCAAATGGTACCTGCAACGCTTGGACGGCAGCTACGTGAGCTCCGCGGACGCCACGGTGTGGTCCGGCTCTTCGCCCGGATTTCTACCGCTGGCCACGGCACGAGGTACGTCGCGCTTCGTGATGGTGAACGTGCAGACTCGCGGCTACTCCACGGACTTCGTCAACTGGAAGGAGTTCCCCTATCCAGGATTGGAGAACCTCACGGTCGGCACCGTGACCTACACGCCGTGAGGCGCCTGGTTTGTTTGCTCCAAAGGCGTGGACTCGCTTCCCCCACCATCCTCGACGTCCCTTCCGATCTCGGGCGACTTTTCCGTGCAGCCGGATTGGCGTGGCCGTTGCTAGTTCTCCGCCCGGCTGTAAGCAGCAGCCCCCGATCAGGAGGACATGAATGAGGACATACGCGATGATCTTCGTGGGAGCAGCCTTGGCTGCCGGATGTGGTGGGGCGGGCGATGGAGAGACCGGTTCGGTTCAGCAAGGCTTCGAGCTCGGCACTTGGATTGCCGCGTCCTATCATGGCCTCGACGTTGGCGGTTCCCACGGCTGCGTCATCGACAATTGCGGGGGGATCCAATGCTTCGGTCGCAACGACTACGGGCAGGCAACGGTACCGAGCTACCTCCGCCACAATCGCTGGAAAGAAGTGAGCGCCGGCACGCTCCACACCTGTGGGCTCACGACGAAGGGCAGCATCCATTGCTGGGGCAACGACTACTTCGGTCAGGCGACTCCGCCAGTCGGCACCGGTTATCAACACATCGACGCGGGGCCGAGTCACACCTGCGCGATCGACAGCGGCGGCAACCCGCGGTGCTGGGGCAACATCACCACGCCACCGCCCGCATCCGTCGTCAACGCGACGGGCATCGCCTCGGGCCACGGCTACGCCTGCGCCGAGTACGACGACCCCAGCCTCCGGACCAAGATCCTGGGTTGCTGGTCGGGAGGATCCGTGGCGCCTTCGCCGTCGCACTTCTTCAGTCTCCTCGGTTCCACCCCACCGCACGGCACGAGCGCCGGCCGCTATCACGCATGCACGCTGCGGGGTAGCCAACTCCTGTGCTGGGGCAGCAACACGTATGGAGAATCCGACGGCAAAGGCCTGCGCGGAGGCAATGACCCGTTCGCCGTTCTCGACGAGGAAGATCCCGCGGGGACCCGAATCTTTCCGGCGTACGCGCCCGGAATGTACGGGTGGACGGCGGTGGCGGCGGGCTACTACCACACCTGCGGGCTGAACAGCGGCTACGCAAATCACATCAGCAGTCCGAGCAACGCATTCTGTTGGGGCAGTGACTCGTTTGGCGAGTCGAGCGGCATTCCGAGCCAGCAGTTCACCGAGCTTTCCGCGGGAGCGTACGTGAGCTGCGGGATCACCAGCGCGAACGACGTGCTGTGCTGGGGCCGAACCGTGGACCTGCCGGCACAGCCCGCACTGCCGACGCAGTGTTTGAGCTACACGCTGCCCTCAAAGCCCACGTTCTAGCCGCATCCGATGTCCAACGAGCTCCGAACGACGGCAGTCGGGTTTGTGTTCAGTCTGCTGCTCTGCGGCTGTGGCGCGTCCCTCGTCACCTCCACTCGAGGTACGAGGGGCGCGGAGGTCGGTGTCGTCAAGTACTTGAACCAGGGCATGGGCGCGGTCATCGATTCCCGCCGCCAGAGCGCGCTGGAGCTGATGCAGCGTGACTGCGGTGGCGCTTACGAGATCGTGTGGGAGCGGAGCTTTGCCGAAGCGATCCACTATCGTCTCATGGGTCCCGACCTGCGCGACTACGGATCCGCGACCGAGAACCAGGACTACTGGTACATCGGCTACGTCTGCGAACATCAGCGCTCGTCGGCGAGGCGCTAGCTTCCTGTGCTACCTTGAGCCGCTCCTTGGCTCTGGAAGAGTTCTTCAAGCTTTCGCAGGTCGTGGCGGTGTCGCTGCTCGCGGGCTGCAACTCCATCATTTGGCCGGATGGGGACCTGGACTTCAGCGGCACGCACGACGCTGCGGCCAGCACCTGTTTGGGCGCGCCCTTCGTCGACGACTTCGAAGCCGGCCCCTCTCCCGCGTTGTGGGACCTGTTCAGCTCCAACGCGACGGTGGACTACGACGGCGGAACGCTCGGCTTGACCTTCGTGCCGACCCCGGCGTTGAACGTGAGCCTGAGGTCGAAGCACGCGCTGGACATGCGTGGCCGTCGCGTGTGGCTTCGAATCGACACGCCGCCGCGGGCAGATACAGGTACCAAGCTGCAGTTTGCGTTGGAAAGCAGCGCGAGTGTCGGCTTCTACATGGAGCTGATCTCGGGTTCTTTGGCAGGCTACCACCGAGCGTCCCAAGCCGACGCTCCGAGCTACGACTTCAACAACGTACCGTTCGATCTCTCCAAGCATGCGTATCTCCAGATCCGCCACGATGGCAGCGAGCTGCACTTCGAGACGTCCGGCGACGGCACTCATTTCATCGAGCAGGGCACGGTGAGCTCTCCGCAGCTCGCCTCCCTGGACGCGATCGACGTTCAGGTCTTCGTTTGGGGTGGCAG is a window of Polyangiaceae bacterium DNA encoding:
- a CDS encoding sigma 54-interacting transcriptional regulator — encoded protein: MRPARDDETLLTSRPQAGPLPIVLTVRGGTAEPAQRLLESGGVLLGAGASADVIIDDPRVSRSHARIELVAEGVEVTDLDSTNGTFYQGTRIHRVVLPPGSRIQVGDSIISIDPDLTQLETPSARERLAYRGLLGRSKSMLDVFSKLSRLEGSLVNVLVHGESGVGKELIAKALHQGSALCDGPFVLVNCASLRGDLARSELFGHRKGAFTGAVETRVGALELADGGTLFLDEIGELPLDVQPLLLRALETGDVQRVGEQQVRQVRVRVIAATHRDLRSMTQSGEFREDLYFRLAVVTLNVPPLRERPEDIPLLANHFARHTGLPELPEDILAELGRREWRGNGRELRNAVHAYRALGTLDPQVKQSSDELESFFRRISDPSRSFQEQKQLITDTFGRVFFERLLEECGGNRSEAARRMGMDRSYFGKLLGRYGVGDE
- a CDS encoding DUF1592 domain-containing protein, giving the protein MTRPGWHLASALAMAAVAGCAGEISQPGGGSVDGPPSSTQACNANTPGPSPLRRITRQQYENTIQELFQGAVTPSAKFPQAHVVDTFSNDLTRNIVDQVGAEAIADAAEDVSTALATVMPAWLGCDPAAKSEAACLDVFLSEQAPRIQRRPLDAAEAQTLKKLFDTVRPLSIDFSSALAELVRAELMSPQFLYLDERADPALQDGARVRFDDYQIASKLSYLLWDSMPDATLFQHAAAGQLRTKAQVRAEAERMLEDPRAHATVGRFYREWLQLPRLDDAVKDATEFPQFGPALVASMKEEVTRFADQITWGPSATLDALLLEHHRPVDASLAAMYGVQAPSDWSTVELPADQRAGLLTTAAFLSAHAHPGRTSPTKRGRFVREGLLCQPMKPPPANVDTTLPAKDPTKTLKEQLALHRSDPTCASCHDAMDPIGFGFEHYDALGTWRTADGQQPVDATGEILKSKSADGTFDGALELSAHLAQSPQVKSCFAAQWYRFAAGRPLESGDDCQVRILGDEFVGSGTDLRALIVELTQTQSFLYRPPADMEAAP
- a CDS encoding DUF1552 domain-containing protein, with protein sequence MKIQRRKFLAGLGAASLSLPFLPYMQRIAGAAPSTSPIRLIVFFHEAGTLVDEWKPGAGFNLTGAVPASEALLGPLEPFKDKLVVLSGLATPTAELPTNLSGHGRSKVGLLTGEGVVGGAMEGWSNGPSVEQVYAERLGPVTPKRSVDVQIGETQVTTDTIISFSAADQPVTSREADPKALYDTLFSGLSSPTDPNAQNKLQRDLAVLGAAQENFQTFRERLGSSDRQRLDAHSGYLKDIEDRLKTNGSGGAGCQKPTLPGSVDLGNHDTTGKLFSDLVTMALACDLTRVATIAFNTTSNYQFPWTGVSIPYAGTTYGNWHDYIHDPVENQPLSDRQVKRAILRWHMEQLAYLLNALDSIPEGNGTLLDNTLVLSLSDHGDAAYHYTWDLPVILAGGAGGALKTGRHLDVPGTSNNDLLVSILNILGYDDKTFGRSEYCSGGVPGLL